In one bacterium genomic region, the following are encoded:
- a CDS encoding DUF502 domain-containing protein — translation MKKSFLTGVFVLVPLVLSLMLLLWFFEKVDTLFSPVLDGVVRTLFPGTDHVPGTGILAGLIIILLLGTLARSVVGKRLLDALDRLIERIPGYRGVYSTIKQLTDAFSPQNTKSFKEVLLVEYPMEGTYALGFRTMTVEEGERRLVVVYIPTNHLYLGEVIFIPEEKAVRLEMSIEQAVRLLVSAGIAAPRRLRRVENGAGAGGGAEVEGGIEVEGGIEVEGGA, via the coding sequence ATGAAAAAAAGTTTCCTCACCGGGGTCTTCGTCCTCGTCCCCCTCGTTCTGTCGTTGATGCTCCTCCTCTGGTTCTTCGAGAAGGTGGATACTCTCTTTTCGCCGGTCCTCGACGGGGTCGTCCGGACGCTGTTCCCGGGAACGGACCACGTCCCGGGCACCGGGATCCTCGCGGGGCTGATCATCATCCTGCTGCTCGGGACCCTCGCGCGGAGCGTGGTGGGGAAGCGGCTCCTCGACGCCCTCGACCGGCTGATCGAGCGGATTCCCGGCTACCGGGGGGTGTATTCGACCATCAAGCAACTGACGGACGCCTTCTCCCCCCAGAACACGAAGTCGTTCAAGGAGGTCCTCCTGGTGGAGTACCCGATGGAGGGAACGTACGCCCTCGGGTTCCGCACGATGACGGTGGAGGAGGGGGAGCGCCGGCTGGTCGTCGTGTACATTCCGACGAACCATCTCTACCTCGGCGAAGTGATCTTCATCCCCGAGGAGAAAGCGGTCCGGCTCGAGATGTCGATCGAACAGGCGGTCCGCCTGCTCGTGTCGGCGGGGATCGCCGCGCCGCGGCGGCTGCGGAGAGTGGAGAACGGGGCTGGAGCGGGGGGCGGGGCCGAAGTGGAGGGCGGGATCGAAGTGGAGGGCGGGATCGAAGTGGAGGGCGGGGCTTGA
- a CDS encoding ferritin family protein — MSSPEMVSIVHRAIDRERDAINVYLGLAKIVTDAKAKNVLIHLASDEVGHMTKLEKHLVSVLRGKDWVIERADLVEAMSVQISQPSVLEKIDAKKLAQADTIRILRIAIDREVEANRFYIEMAGRSKKDSAKEMFLSLAKEEELHAKILRAEVDSIGQNGFWFDMQEFTMEQ, encoded by the coding sequence ATGAGTTCACCGGAAATGGTTTCCATCGTGCACCGCGCCATCGACCGGGAGAGGGACGCGATCAACGTCTACCTCGGGCTGGCGAAGATCGTCACGGACGCGAAGGCGAAAAACGTCCTCATCCACCTCGCCTCCGACGAGGTCGGCCACATGACGAAGCTCGAGAAGCACCTGGTCTCCGTCCTGCGCGGAAAAGACTGGGTGATCGAGCGGGCGGACCTGGTCGAGGCGATGTCCGTGCAGATCTCGCAACCGTCCGTGCTCGAAAAGATCGACGCGAAGAAGCTGGCCCAGGCCGATACGATACGGATTCTCCGGATCGCGATCGACCGGGAGGTCGAGGCGAACCGGTTCTACATCGAGATGGCGGGACGCTCGAAGAAGGATTCGGCGAAAGAGATGTTCCTCTCCCTGGCGAAGGAGGAAGAGCTGCACGCGAAGATCCTGCGGGCCGAAGTGGACTCGATCGGGCAGAACGGGTTCTGGTTCGACATGCAGGAATTCACGATGGAGCAGTAG
- the mqnE gene encoding aminofutalosine synthase MqnE, producing the protein MKPVRRIRDKVEAGERLSEADALALYRARDLLAVGEMAALANRRANGDRVHFIVNRHVNPTNICVNRCRFCAFSKEKDDPLAYTMTMDDILRRAEEAREQKATELHIVGGLHPDLPFDFYLSMLRSLRERFPSLHLQAFTAVEIDYFRKITGLPLAEVIAQLKGAGLGSLPGGGAEIFAPEIRNEICPEKISGDRWLEVMEAVHAAGLRSNATMLYGHVETLESRVDHMRRLRELQDRTGGFQSFIPLAFHPKNTEIAKGYTTGIEDLLALAVARLYLDNFRHIKSFWIMVGPKLAQISLHFGVDDIDGTVVEEKITHAAGAQAGQEMSVAELVTMIRQAGKIPVERDTLYNVVREWPAEGVPA; encoded by the coding sequence ATGAAACCGGTTCGGCGAATCAGGGATAAGGTCGAGGCGGGGGAGCGGCTGTCGGAGGCCGACGCCCTCGCCCTCTATCGGGCGCGGGACCTCCTCGCCGTCGGGGAGATGGCGGCCCTGGCGAACCGGCGGGCGAACGGCGACCGCGTCCACTTCATCGTCAACCGGCACGTGAACCCGACGAACATCTGCGTGAACCGGTGCCGGTTCTGCGCGTTCAGCAAGGAGAAGGACGATCCCCTCGCGTACACGATGACGATGGATGACATCCTCCGGCGGGCGGAAGAGGCCCGGGAGCAGAAGGCGACCGAGCTCCACATCGTCGGGGGGCTGCACCCGGACCTCCCCTTCGACTTCTACCTCTCGATGCTCCGTTCCCTGCGGGAGCGGTTTCCCTCCCTGCACCTCCAGGCGTTCACCGCGGTCGAGATCGATTATTTCCGGAAGATCACCGGGCTTCCGCTGGCCGAGGTGATCGCGCAGCTGAAGGGCGCGGGGCTCGGATCCCTTCCGGGCGGGGGAGCGGAGATCTTCGCCCCGGAGATCCGGAACGAGATCTGTCCCGAGAAGATCTCCGGGGACCGTTGGCTCGAGGTGATGGAGGCGGTCCACGCGGCGGGGCTGCGGAGCAACGCCACGATGCTCTACGGCCACGTGGAGACGCTGGAGTCGCGCGTGGACCACATGCGGCGCCTGCGGGAGCTGCAGGACCGCACCGGCGGGTTCCAGTCGTTCATCCCCCTGGCCTTCCACCCGAAGAACACGGAGATCGCGAAGGGGTACACCACGGGGATCGAAGACCTGCTCGCGTTGGCGGTGGCGCGGCTCTATCTCGACAACTTCCGCCACATCAAGTCGTTCTGGATCATGGTGGGGCCGAAGCTGGCGCAGATCTCCCTCCACTTCGGGGTGGACGACATCGACGGGACCGTGGTCGAGGAGAAGATCACCCACGCGGCGGGAGCGCAGGCGGGGCAGGAGATGTCGGTCGCCGAGCTCGTGACGATGATCCGCCAGGCGGGGAAGATCCCCGTCGAGCGCGACACCCTCTACAACGTGGTCCGCGAGTGGCCGGCGGAGGGCGTGCCGGCATGA
- the mqnC gene encoding dehypoxanthine futalosine cyclase, producing MAWNEALEKAFSGGRVSEAEGGRLLRAAPLFGLGRAADAVRRRLHPDGVVTYIVDRNINYTNVCSCGCSFCAFYRKKDAPDAYVLSEEELSAKIVETIAAGGARVLLQGGLHPDWGIGEAVRLVRAVKRHPIRLHGFSPPEVWHFAHQSGMTIGEVIARLRDAGLDSIPGGGAEILDDEVRRRISPRKIGWEQWAAVMREAHRQGLRSTATMMFGSVETPEAIVAHLLRVRALQEETGGFTGFIPWVFQPGNTELSRDPRFGGASESGFGHAVGYLRVLALSRILLPNVPTVQVSWVTMGAKVAQIGLFFGADDFGSTMMEENVVASAGVSFRMSAEEIAATIRDAGFTPALRPGGTDAGKRETGAA from the coding sequence ATGGCATGGAATGAGGCATTGGAGAAGGCGTTCTCGGGAGGGCGGGTATCGGAGGCGGAGGGGGGGCGGCTCCTTCGGGCGGCGCCGCTGTTCGGACTCGGGCGGGCGGCCGACGCGGTCCGGCGGAGACTGCACCCGGACGGCGTGGTAACGTACATCGTCGACCGGAACATCAACTACACGAACGTCTGCTCCTGCGGCTGCTCCTTCTGCGCCTTCTACCGGAAGAAGGACGCTCCCGACGCCTACGTCCTGTCCGAGGAGGAGCTTTCCGCGAAGATCGTGGAGACGATCGCGGCGGGCGGGGCGCGGGTGCTGCTCCAGGGGGGGTTGCACCCGGACTGGGGGATCGGCGAGGCGGTCCGGCTGGTGCGGGCGGTGAAGCGGCACCCGATCCGGCTGCACGGATTCTCCCCTCCGGAGGTGTGGCACTTCGCGCACCAGTCGGGGATGACGATCGGCGAGGTGATCGCGCGCCTGAGGGACGCCGGCCTCGACTCGATCCCGGGGGGCGGGGCGGAGATCCTCGACGACGAGGTCCGGCGCCGGATCAGCCCGAGGAAGATCGGGTGGGAGCAGTGGGCGGCCGTGATGCGCGAGGCCCATCGCCAGGGGCTTCGGTCCACCGCGACGATGATGTTCGGAAGCGTCGAGACGCCGGAAGCGATCGTCGCCCACCTGCTCCGGGTCCGCGCGCTCCAGGAGGAGACGGGGGGCTTCACGGGGTTCATCCCGTGGGTGTTCCAGCCGGGAAACACGGAGTTGTCCCGGGACCCCCGCTTCGGCGGGGCGTCCGAGTCGGGGTTCGGCCACGCCGTCGGGTACCTGCGGGTGCTGGCGCTCTCCCGGATCCTGTTGCCGAACGTTCCGACCGTGCAGGTGTCGTGGGTCACGATGGGGGCGAAGGTGGCGCAGATCGGGCTCTTCTTCGGTGCGGACGACTTCGGAAGCACGATGATGGAGGAGAACGTGGTCGCCTCCGCGGGGGTCTCGTTCCGGATGTCCGCGGAGGAGATCGCCGCCACGATCCGGGACGCGGGGTTCACGCCGGCCCTCCGGCCGGGGGGCACGGACGCGGGAAAACGGGAGACGGGAGCGGCCTGA
- the serS gene encoding serine--tRNA ligase gives MLDLKFVRENIAIVEEALRKRRSSLTLDGFVALDRARRGRLVEVEGMRAERNAASEEIGRLRREKGDASELLGRMKTLSLRLKEAEADLPAIERKMEEFLLAIPNVPDPSVPDGAGEEDNPVVRTWGTPRTFPFPVKDHVDLGAALDILDFDRAVKITGGRFCLSKGAGALLERALINFMLDVHTREHGYLEVLPPFMANSASFFGTGQLPKFEEDLFRVAGTDYFLVPTAEVPVTNIVRDEILDAGTLPLKMTAYTPCFRAEAGSYGKDTRGMIRQHQFNKVEMVRICRPEESARELEELTGDAEEILRRLGLPYRVVTLCTGDLGFSSAKTYDIEVWVPSQGRYREISSCSSFTDFQARRAKIRFREGASGKTRLAHTLNGSGLAVGRTVVAILENYQGEDGAIDVPEALRPYMGGLARITRR, from the coding sequence ATGCTCGACCTGAAATTCGTCCGGGAAAACATCGCGATCGTGGAAGAGGCGCTGCGGAAGCGCAGGTCCTCCCTCACCCTCGACGGCTTCGTGGCGCTCGACAGGGCGCGGCGGGGACGGCTCGTCGAAGTGGAGGGGATGCGGGCGGAGCGGAACGCCGCGTCCGAGGAGATCGGCCGCCTGCGCCGGGAGAAGGGGGACGCGTCGGAGCTCCTGGGGCGGATGAAGACGCTCTCCCTGCGGCTCAAGGAGGCGGAAGCGGACCTTCCGGCGATCGAGCGGAAGATGGAGGAGTTTCTCCTCGCGATCCCGAACGTGCCGGACCCCTCGGTCCCGGACGGCGCGGGCGAGGAGGACAACCCCGTCGTGCGGACGTGGGGGACCCCGCGGACCTTCCCGTTCCCGGTGAAGGACCACGTCGACCTCGGCGCGGCGCTGGACATCCTGGACTTCGACCGGGCGGTCAAGATCACCGGGGGCCGATTCTGCCTGTCGAAGGGGGCGGGGGCGCTGTTGGAGCGGGCGCTCATCAACTTCATGCTGGACGTCCATACCCGGGAGCACGGGTACCTCGAGGTCCTTCCCCCCTTCATGGCGAACAGCGCGTCGTTTTTCGGCACCGGGCAGCTCCCGAAGTTCGAGGAGGATCTCTTCCGGGTCGCGGGGACCGACTACTTCCTCGTCCCCACCGCGGAGGTGCCGGTGACGAACATCGTGCGGGACGAGATCCTCGACGCCGGGACGCTTCCCCTGAAGATGACGGCGTACACCCCGTGCTTCCGGGCGGAGGCCGGGTCCTACGGGAAGGACACGCGGGGGATGATCCGCCAGCACCAGTTCAACAAGGTCGAGATGGTCAGGATCTGCCGCCCGGAGGAGTCCGCGCGGGAGCTGGAGGAGCTCACCGGCGACGCCGAGGAGATCCTCCGGCGACTCGGCCTGCCGTACCGCGTGGTGACGCTGTGCACGGGGGACCTCGGGTTCTCCTCGGCGAAGACGTACGACATCGAGGTGTGGGTCCCCTCGCAGGGGCGATACCGCGAGATCTCCTCCTGCAGTTCCTTCACCGACTTCCAGGCGCGGCGGGCGAAGATCCGCTTCCGGGAAGGGGCATCGGGGAAGACCCGCCTGGCCCACACCCTGAACGGGTCGGGGCTGGCGGTCGGGCGGACGGTCGTCGCGATCCTCGAGAATTACCAGGGGGAGGACGGCGCCATCGACGTCCCCGAGGCCCTGCGCCCGTACATGGGAGGGCTCGCGCGGATCACCAGACGGTGA
- a CDS encoding GAF domain-containing protein has translation MVESAHTRFSLLARIVEISNSNIQVENRLKHICDFLSRETRSDCVCIYRREARAGDLAPWVSSCVEIEECALMDFVVRGGEGISGKAARKRAPVFFPDVKTNPPVPAVPGELRDFTSILSMPILDDVYLYGVMNFSTRGPASFSEEDLAFLRSVATEVAGTIRNSRLYNDARKRVSELITLNEIGHAISSTFEVEETLGYVAKTTLRLLSADGCTVRLAGEGRGALKVVVDEGYGRPGFRREGRAAGKELAMRIHTDRRPLLINGPEDSPLHSSLVERGVASFLGLPIVSQGRSLGTISYYSASPRRSFDMESVHLIQTVCSQLANMIENASILGEAQRLARENQVKVQRISTLYDVARALMSTVKMERLLPIMLYALITPGGLNFSRAILFLAAEDGDGLCARMAMGPRNRREARRIGRLPRGLLEAGATGAVEEKIRNLLWSNIGNLRIPLSRPTCLVASAVKEKRSIRTETGCASREGGGGEAAPREGFCANHPASFAAVPLMVKGEARGVIYVDNLFQSRAIGDEDIQVLTMFASNASLAMENASLYASLQGALDTVRTTQDQLMQSEKLMALGEMAARIAHEIKNPLTAIGGFARRIASPKPGGGTPPVERYARIILKEVEGLERIINETLYFSRERIPLFRIADLNVEIREALSMFREELEEARISTVIDLSPNLPVISVDPDLLRQALWNLVSNAIQAMGRSGTLTVSTRPAAPGEGTGVVFQVSDTGGGIPHDVVHNIFNPFFTTKSKGTGLGLPIVHAIVEKHGGTIDLDNREGVGVTFSVFLPLFPKEGGTGERILEQLRKGGTNETGSANQG, from the coding sequence ATGGTCGAGAGCGCGCACACCCGCTTTTCCCTCCTGGCCCGGATCGTCGAGATCTCCAACTCGAACATCCAGGTCGAGAACCGCCTGAAGCACATCTGCGATTTTCTCAGCCGGGAGACCCGTTCCGATTGCGTCTGCATCTACCGGCGCGAAGCGCGCGCGGGGGACCTCGCGCCATGGGTCTCCTCGTGCGTCGAGATCGAGGAGTGCGCGCTGATGGACTTCGTGGTCCGGGGGGGGGAGGGGATATCCGGGAAGGCGGCGCGGAAGCGCGCCCCGGTCTTCTTCCCCGACGTGAAGACGAATCCCCCGGTGCCTGCCGTTCCCGGGGAATTGCGCGACTTCACCTCCATCCTCTCCATGCCGATCCTGGACGACGTGTACCTCTACGGCGTGATGAACTTCTCCACCCGGGGTCCCGCGAGCTTCTCCGAGGAGGATCTGGCGTTCCTCAGGTCGGTGGCGACGGAGGTGGCGGGGACGATCCGCAACAGCCGCCTGTACAACGACGCCCGCAAGCGCGTCTCGGAGTTGATCACGCTGAACGAGATCGGGCACGCGATCTCCTCGACCTTCGAGGTGGAGGAGACGCTGGGCTACGTCGCCAAGACGACGCTGCGGCTGCTGTCGGCCGACGGCTGCACGGTGCGCCTCGCGGGGGAGGGGCGCGGCGCCCTCAAGGTGGTCGTGGACGAGGGGTACGGCCGCCCCGGCTTCCGCCGGGAGGGACGGGCGGCGGGAAAAGAGCTGGCCATGCGGATCCACACCGATAGACGCCCGCTCCTGATCAACGGCCCCGAGGATTCCCCGCTCCACTCCTCGCTCGTCGAGCGCGGGGTCGCTTCGTTCCTCGGTCTGCCCATCGTTTCCCAGGGGCGGTCCCTCGGGACGATCAGCTACTACTCCGCCTCCCCCCGGCGGAGCTTCGACATGGAATCCGTGCACCTGATCCAGACGGTCTGCTCCCAGCTGGCGAACATGATCGAAAACGCGTCGATCCTCGGGGAGGCGCAGCGGCTGGCGCGGGAGAACCAGGTAAAGGTGCAGCGGATCTCGACGCTCTACGACGTCGCCCGCGCGCTCATGTCCACGGTCAAGATGGAGCGGCTGCTTCCGATCATGCTGTACGCCCTCATCACCCCGGGTGGGCTGAATTTCAGCCGCGCGATCCTGTTCCTTGCCGCGGAGGACGGGGACGGACTTTGCGCCCGGATGGCGATGGGGCCGCGCAACCGCCGGGAGGCGCGGCGGATCGGACGGCTTCCGCGAGGGCTGCTGGAGGCGGGTGCGACCGGGGCGGTGGAGGAGAAGATCCGGAACCTCCTGTGGTCCAACATCGGGAATCTGAGGATCCCGCTGTCCAGGCCCACCTGCCTCGTGGCGAGCGCGGTGAAGGAGAAGCGGTCGATCCGGACGGAGACCGGCTGCGCTTCCCGGGAGGGGGGCGGGGGGGAGGCGGCCCCCCGGGAGGGGTTCTGCGCCAACCACCCTGCATCCTTCGCCGCCGTTCCCCTGATGGTCAAGGGGGAGGCGCGCGGAGTGATCTACGTGGACAACCTGTTCCAGTCCAGGGCGATCGGGGACGAGGACATCCAGGTGCTCACGATGTTCGCCTCGAACGCGTCCCTCGCGATGGAGAACGCCTCCCTCTACGCGTCGCTCCAGGGGGCGCTCGACACCGTCCGCACCACGCAGGACCAGCTGATGCAGAGCGAGAAGCTCATGGCGCTCGGCGAGATGGCGGCCAGGATCGCCCACGAGATCAAGAACCCCCTCACCGCGATCGGGGGGTTCGCCCGGCGGATCGCCTCCCCCAAGCCGGGGGGAGGAACCCCTCCGGTCGAGCGGTACGCCCGGATCATCCTGAAGGAGGTCGAAGGGCTGGAGCGGATCATCAACGAGACGCTCTACTTCTCCAGGGAGAGAATCCCCTTGTTCCGCATCGCCGACCTGAACGTCGAGATCCGGGAGGCGCTGTCGATGTTCCGGGAGGAGCTCGAGGAGGCGCGCATCTCGACGGTGATCGATCTTTCCCCGAACCTCCCCGTCATCTCCGTGGATCCGGACCTGCTGCGGCAGGCGCTGTGGAACCTCGTCTCCAACGCCATCCAGGCGATGGGGAGAAGCGGCACCCTCACCGTCTCCACGCGTCCGGCCGCGCCCGGGGAGGGGACCGGCGTGGTGTTCCAGGTGAGCGACACCGGGGGCGGGATCCCGCACGACGTGGTGCACAACATCTTCAATCCGTTCTTCACCACGAAGTCGAAGGGAACCGGCCTCGGGCTTCCCATCGTCCACGCCATCGTCGAGAAGCACGGCGGGACGATCGATCTGGACAACCGGGAGGGGGTCGGTGTAACCTTCTCGGTCTTCCTCCCCCTCTTCCCGAAGGAGGGGGGGACCGGGGAGCGGATCCTCGAGCAACTTCGCAAGGGCGGGACGAATGAAACCGGTTCGGCGAATCAGGGATAA
- a CDS encoding NTP transferase domain-containing protein: MDHAVVMAGGSGTRFWPESRARRAKQFLDLTGGGPMIRETLRRLFPIVPPERVWVVAGVKDAPHLSHRALGIPKRHVLLEPEGKNTAPAVAFAAAAIAREDPDAVVLATPADHAIGRVRAFQAVLRKGLRLARETGRFVTLGVPPTHPSTGYGYIERGKPFPGKVRGAFEVARFAEKPDLPTAKRFLRSGRFDWNSGLFLFRVATFADRLAKCLPEVDRGIRRAFRGDRPGFPKRLARAYRRMPSISIDCGILEKEKGILVLPANVGWSDLGTWSSLHKFLSRTGENVAFGDVILSDCRGALVRTDRGVAAVLGMDDVVVVRSGDAVMVCPGTRSEEVKGLLDEVRRRFPASA; the protein is encoded by the coding sequence ATGGATCACGCGGTGGTGATGGCGGGTGGGTCGGGAACGCGGTTCTGGCCGGAGAGCCGCGCGCGTCGAGCGAAGCAGTTCCTGGACCTCACCGGCGGGGGACCGATGATCCGGGAGACCCTCCGGCGCCTCTTCCCCATCGTCCCCCCGGAGCGCGTCTGGGTCGTCGCCGGCGTCAAGGACGCGCCGCACCTCTCCCACCGCGCCCTCGGCATCCCGAAACGGCACGTCCTCCTGGAGCCGGAGGGGAAAAACACCGCCCCGGCGGTGGCGTTCGCGGCGGCGGCCATCGCCCGGGAGGACCCCGACGCCGTGGTCCTGGCCACTCCGGCCGACCACGCCATCGGCCGCGTCCGGGCATTCCAGGCCGTGCTCCGGAAGGGGCTTCGCCTGGCGCGGGAGACGGGGCGGTTCGTGACCCTCGGCGTTCCGCCGACCCACCCCTCCACGGGGTACGGGTACATCGAGCGGGGGAAACCGTTCCCCGGGAAGGTCCGGGGCGCCTTCGAGGTCGCCCGGTTCGCCGAGAAGCCGGACCTTCCCACGGCGAAGCGGTTCCTCCGTTCGGGCCGGTTCGACTGGAACAGCGGGCTGTTCCTGTTCCGCGTCGCGACGTTCGCCGACCGGCTGGCGAAATGCCTCCCCGAGGTCGATCGCGGGATCCGTCGCGCCTTCCGGGGAGACCGCCCCGGATTCCCGAAGCGGCTCGCGCGGGCGTACCGGCGGATGCCGTCGATCTCGATCGACTGCGGCATCCTCGAGAAGGAGAAAGGGATCCTCGTCCTGCCGGCGAACGTCGGATGGAGCGACCTCGGGACGTGGAGCTCGCTTCACAAGTTCCTATCGCGAACGGGGGAGAACGTCGCGTTCGGCGACGTCATCCTCTCCGACTGCCGGGGCGCTCTCGTCCGGACGGACCGCGGCGTGGCGGCGGTGCTGGGGATGGACGACGTGGTGGTGGTCCGAAGCGGGGACGCCGTGATGGTCTGCCCGGGCACCCGCTCGGAGGAAGTGAAGGGTCTGCTGGACGAGGTCCGGCGCCGGTTCCCCGCATCGGCGTGA
- a CDS encoding transcription elongation factor GreA, translating to MLREVKQKLEEDLQRIDHELRVTLPKEIQAALGQGDLSENAEYESAKNRQSTLQARFAQIQKRLADLSRIDVSDVPKDRAGLGSEVTVEDLGSGEEIRYTLVIPELADGNRSFVSMASPVGKALMNRRVGDTVTITIPRGTLEYEVRRIVTLSGDVLE from the coding sequence TTGCTTCGCGAGGTGAAACAAAAGCTCGAGGAGGACCTGCAGCGGATCGACCACGAGCTGCGGGTGACCCTTCCCAAGGAGATCCAGGCGGCGCTGGGCCAGGGCGACCTCTCCGAGAACGCCGAGTACGAGTCGGCCAAGAACCGGCAGTCGACCCTTCAGGCGCGCTTCGCCCAGATCCAGAAACGGCTGGCCGACCTTTCCCGCATCGACGTCTCGGACGTTCCGAAGGATCGCGCGGGGCTCGGGAGCGAGGTCACCGTGGAAGACCTCGGGAGCGGGGAAGAGATCCGCTACACCCTCGTGATCCCGGAACTGGCCGACGGGAACCGGTCGTTCGTCTCCATGGCGTCGCCGGTGGGGAAGGCGCTCATGAATCGCCGCGTGGGCGACACGGTGACGATCACGATCCCCCGCGGGACGCTGGAGTACGAGGTCCGGCGGATCGTCACCTTGTCCGGGGACGTGCTGGAGTAG
- the glgA gene encoding glycogen synthase GlgA, producing MKVLVASSEIVPFAKTGGLADVTGSLPKALRRVGVEADCILPRYRCVDPDRFPLVGAGQPIRVPLGNREEEGGVEEADAGGGVRAFLVRNDRYFDREFLYGTRDGDYADNSERFTFFCRAVMEWIARTGRRYDILHCNDWQTALLPVYVKTLYAGREPFRGTGTVFTVHNLGYQGLFWNHDLPMMGLGWELFTPRGVEFYGKINLMKAGLLFADVLSTVSDTYSREIQTPEYGYGLEGVLYERREDLYGIVNGIDDDEWHPATDRWIAANYSADDLSGKAACRADLLSAFGLPPGDEPILGLIGRLTAQKGFDLVERIGEWIAGQALRMVILGAGERKYEEAMEGLGRKYPDRIAIRVAYDNALAHKIEAGADMYLMPSRYEPCGLNQIYSLKYGTVPIVRETGGLADTVTDSDEDPAAGTGFTFRRYEAEELKGAVTRALAAYADRPRWEAIVRRGMARDFSWEASARAYVDLYGKALRKLAPKG from the coding sequence TTGAAGGTCCTGGTGGCCTCTTCCGAGATCGTCCCCTTCGCGAAAACGGGGGGCCTGGCGGACGTCACCGGGTCGCTTCCCAAGGCGCTTCGCCGGGTCGGCGTCGAGGCCGACTGCATCCTCCCCCGGTACCGCTGCGTGGACCCCGACCGCTTCCCCCTCGTCGGGGCGGGGCAGCCGATCCGCGTCCCCCTCGGGAACCGGGAGGAGGAGGGGGGCGTCGAGGAGGCCGACGCGGGGGGCGGCGTGCGCGCCTTCCTCGTCCGCAACGACCGGTACTTCGACCGGGAGTTCCTCTACGGGACCCGCGACGGCGACTACGCCGACAACTCCGAGCGGTTCACCTTCTTCTGCCGGGCCGTCATGGAGTGGATCGCGCGCACCGGGCGGCGCTACGACATCCTCCACTGCAACGACTGGCAGACCGCCCTCCTCCCGGTGTACGTGAAAACGCTCTATGCCGGCCGGGAGCCGTTCCGCGGGACGGGAACCGTCTTCACCGTCCACAACCTGGGGTACCAGGGGCTGTTCTGGAACCACGACCTGCCGATGATGGGTCTCGGGTGGGAGCTGTTCACCCCCCGGGGGGTGGAGTTCTACGGGAAGATCAACCTGATGAAGGCGGGCCTTCTGTTCGCGGACGTCCTCTCCACCGTGTCCGACACCTACAGCCGCGAGATCCAGACGCCGGAGTACGGGTACGGTCTCGAGGGGGTTCTCTACGAGCGCCGGGAGGACCTCTACGGCATCGTGAACGGCATCGACGACGACGAGTGGCACCCGGCCACCGACCGGTGGATCGCGGCGAACTATTCCGCGGACGACCTGTCGGGGAAAGCGGCGTGCCGGGCGGACCTGCTCTCGGCGTTCGGGCTTCCCCCGGGGGACGAGCCGATCCTCGGCCTGATCGGGCGGCTCACGGCGCAGAAGGGGTTCGACCTCGTCGAGCGGATCGGGGAGTGGATCGCGGGGCAGGCGCTTCGAATGGTGATCCTCGGCGCCGGGGAACGGAAATACGAGGAGGCGATGGAGGGGCTCGGGCGGAAATACCCCGACCGGATCGCGATCCGCGTGGCGTACGACAACGCGCTGGCGCACAAGATCGAGGCGGGCGCGGACATGTACCTGATGCCCTCCCGGTACGAACCGTGTGGGCTGAACCAGATCTACAGCCTGAAGTACGGAACCGTCCCCATCGTGCGGGAGACGGGGGGGCTGGCGGATACCGTGACGGACAGCGACGAGGATCCCGCGGCGGGCACCGGGTTCACCTTCCGGCGCTACGAGGCGGAGGAGCTGAAGGGCGCGGTGACGAGGGCGCTGGCGGCGTACGCGGACCGACCCCGCTGGGAGGCGATCGTCCGCCGGGGGATGGCGCGGGACTTCTCCTGGGAAGCGTCGGCCCGGGCGTACGTCGACCTCTACGGGAAGGCGCTGCGCAAGCTGGCCCCGAAGGGGTAG